TGGACTTTAGTCCAGTAATTACGTACCGTGCGTTCAGCCACAACCATCCTGTCAGCGATCGCTTTATCTGTTAATCCTTCTTCAAAAGCTAACCTCAGAAGCTCTAACCACTCTGGTTTAACTTCTATTCTTCTTCCTAAATCTCGTGTATGAGTTCCTCCCTCAATAGCAAGGTGTATTCGAGTTAACATCTCCTGTTCGGAAAGCCCTTTATCAGCGACTGTGAACCCTCCTTGATGATTATCTATCTCGTGTCTGATTCGTGCTAAAGCCTTAACGTAACTGCTTTGCACCATAAGATTAAGATTGGGATAGTTTTTCATTAAGTTTTGCAGGAGTTGCAAACCCGTATCAATTTGGGCTGTCACCCCTGGTTTTTCCGGAATCGAAAGGTCTACAACGACGAGATCGGGCTGAGAGTTTGATAACTGGTTAACAGCATCTTGTGCAGTTTTAGCGGTGAGAAATTCAGCAGTTGGGTACTGTTGGCGCAGCACATCAAGGGTTCCACCTAAAATTAACTGGTGGTCATCAATGACAAAAAGTTTTAACTTTGCTCGCTGTGCTGAATCTTGGCTCATCAATTCCTTTAAGTTTGCTTTAACCATTTTCTTTTGCATATCCTGAATGGCAATAGTCAATTCAGTATGATTACTCATAATATCTACAATTGAGCCTCAACTTAATTGATGAATTGTTACGATGTTTGACTAAAGACTGTTAGTCGTTAGTAGATAGTGGTTAGTGGATAGTGGTCAAATCCAGACATTAGGAGCGATGTAGCAACTAACAACTAACCACCAACAACCTTCTTGCAATACGTGCTTCTAATTGTAATGAAGGAATAAAAAGCAGTCCAGGCAGAAAACTGCACACTATTATGCCAACGCCTGTCACCTAACTTGGCAAAATCAGCGAACGTACAGTAATGAGACAAGGGGGACAAGGGAGATAAGGACGAGGGGGTGTTGAACTCGCCCTTTTTTATAAGTGTTGCTATAGTAGTCAATAACACCTTTCACTCAGTGCTATAGCGGGTGCTAGCAATATGCATAAAGACGACCGAAAGCGAATTAAACACTTTACTACCCTAAAATCTAAATACCAAGCAACCCAATATCAAGATTTATCACCCACTAGTCCTCTGTATCTTATACTTAGAAAAGTTGACTTAGGGATTAAACTCAATCTATTAGACACTGAATGGTTGAGAGAGCAGAAGCTTGGATTTATATGTCAAGAACAAGAAGATAAATTAAGGGATTTTGCCAATTTAGGAGTAGAATTCTCACAATTAAAAGCCAAGTACAAAGCTACACATCATAGTGTTTCCTGGCAATCTAGTCCTCTATATTTTATACTTTGGAAGATTGAATCAGGACAATTCCTCACGTCTGGAGAAGTTCATTGGCTAAGTTCCAACGGTCTATCTCAGACAAATGCGATCGCTCAAGATATTCAGCAGTTCACTCAACTTAAATCTAAGTACAAAGCTACTCAATATCAAGATTCTTATCCTGATAGTCCCCTGTATCCAATCCTGAAAAAGTTAGAGGTAGCAGAACGTTTAAATGATTTTGAATATAATTTTCTCCTAGATAACCAACTCTTGGAAACTGCAACAGTTTTTGAACAACAAGAGTCAGAAAAAAAGAATATATTTGCTCAATTAATAGAGAAATATCAAGCAAAAAAACATTCTGATTTATCGTTGTTGAGTCCCTTGTATCCAATTTTACAAAAAATCGAGGCAGAAAATAATCTAAGCGAATCGGAAATTCACTGGTTAGAACAGCAAGGGCTAAGCGAAACAATTGCTATGGCTCAAGAGTTGGAAAAAACACGAGAATTTGCTGCCTTAAAAGTTAAGTATAAAGCCACACGACATGAGGATTGTTCTCCTAAGAGCCACTTGTACAAAGTTCTTAAAAGACTTGAGTCAGAAAGTAAGTTAAGCGAACAAGATCTTAACTTTATGAAAAATCGCAAACTCACTGAAACGATTGCGATCGCGAATCAAAAATACGCTGACGCTTTGAAGTCTAAAATAAAATTAGGAGAGACTCTCAATGAATCGGAAGTTCAATGGCTGAACAATAATGGTTACGAAGATATTATTACTCTTTTTCAAAAACGGGACTTTATCATGCTTAAGAAAAAGTATGGTTTCATCGATTTCAAGAATAAATTGACATTTAAGCCATTTTATCAGATTCTACTAAAACTGGAGAGAAACGAAAGATTATATCCTATACTATTTTTGAAACTTTTAGAACAAGGTTTATTATCAGGTGATGGAAAAGTTGCCCTTAAATATTACAGCCTTGAAGCAGAGTTTTATGTCCAAGAATTCCAGCGAACAGGAAACAAATGGCATATTCCAACTGCCAGTAGTTATTGGCGTAAGGCAAACAAATCCGAGCAAGCTTTACAGTTAACTAACTTAGACTTAAACCAAATAAAAGACAATACTCTCAAATCAGCAATTTTAGTCACTAGAGGTGCGTCATTCAGAGATATTGATAAATTATTTGATGCTGAAAGTTGTGCAAAAAAAGCTATGCAATATCATGCGCTCAGTTATCAGCCTTAC
This genomic interval from Scytonema hofmannii PCC 7110 contains the following:
- a CDS encoding response regulator transcription factor encodes the protein MSQDSAQRAKLKLFVIDDHQLILGGTLDVLRQQYPTAEFLTAKTAQDAVNQLSNSQPDLVVVDLSIPEKPGVTAQIDTGLQLLQNLMKNYPNLNLMVQSSYVKALARIRHEIDNHQGGFTVADKGLSEQEMLTRIHLAIEGGTHTRDLGRRIEVKPEWLELLRLAFEEGLTDKAIADRMVVAERTVRNYWTKVQDVLGVYPEDCKKDGKNIRIETEIRAREEGLID